A stretch of Ligilactobacillus faecis DNA encodes these proteins:
- a CDS encoding carboxymuconolactone decarboxylase family protein → MVKKQTAGRDNLGEFAPKFAQLNDDVLFGEVWSREEQLSAHDRSMITLAALISGGNFEQVKAHMMLGKAHGITKDEIAEIITHLAFYVGWPKAWSAFGLAKEIWQEEQ, encoded by the coding sequence ATGGTCAAGAAACAAACAGCAGGGCGCGATAATTTAGGGGAATTTGCGCCTAAATTTGCCCAATTAAATGATGATGTTTTATTTGGTGAAGTTTGGTCACGCGAAGAGCAACTTTCTGCTCATGATCGGAGTATGATCACACTAGCTGCTTTGATCTCAGGGGGCAATTTTGAACAAGTCAAAGCCCATATGATGTTAGGAAAAGCTCATGGGATCACGAAAGATGAGATCGCAGAGATCATTACACATTTAGCTTTTTATGTTGGCTGGCCCAAAGCATGGTCGGCTTTTGGTTTAGCTAAAGAGATCTGGCAAGAAGAACAATAA
- a CDS encoding amino acid ABC transporter substrate-binding protein/permease codes for MSKKLLIILSTLCTLLFFTSFSSTAKAQKTYQIGTDVTYPPFEFANKDNQYVGIDIDILKAIAKAENFKVEIKPVGFNAAVQSLQSGQLDGVMAGMAITDERKVKFDFSKPYYKTGFVMAVAKDSSIKSLAQLRGKRVALKTGTAAAEYALSLKDKYGFSTVTFDDSDNMYNDVVTGNSVACFEDDPVMQYAIKTGTKLTIVTKPARGGYYGFAVAKGKNQELLQKFNAGLAKIKQNGEYAKIKARYLSTKTVSQQKEAKTDSANERTFWGLLKQNREALLKGLGETLYLTIVAIFFATIFGVIVGLLGILPNKFAQGLSTTIIYIFRGLPLLVLALFIYNGIPSLTGVKIPAFIAGVITLMLNEGAYTAAFVKGGIEAIDKGQMEAARSLGLPFGKAMQKVILPQGLRLMVPSFINQFIITLKDTSILSIIGILELTQTGKIIIARNLEGFKVWTIIALIYLIVITLLTWLSNYVQKKMN; via the coding sequence ATGTCGAAAAAGCTACTTATCATCTTAAGTACGCTATGTACTTTGCTTTTTTTTACTAGCTTTAGTAGCACAGCTAAAGCACAAAAAACTTATCAGATCGGAACAGATGTGACTTATCCTCCATTTGAATTTGCAAATAAAGATAATCAATACGTTGGGATCGATATCGATATTTTAAAAGCGATCGCAAAAGCAGAAAATTTCAAAGTCGAGATCAAGCCAGTCGGTTTTAACGCAGCTGTTCAATCGCTCCAATCAGGACAGTTAGATGGGGTCATGGCTGGAATGGCGATCACTGATGAACGTAAAGTAAAATTTGATTTTTCCAAACCTTACTATAAAACTGGTTTTGTCATGGCAGTCGCTAAAGATAGTTCGATCAAAAGTTTAGCGCAACTCCGTGGAAAACGCGTTGCTTTAAAAACTGGGACAGCCGCCGCAGAATATGCGCTATCATTAAAAGACAAATATGGGTTTTCAACAGTAACTTTTGATGATTCTGATAATATGTATAACGATGTTGTCACTGGAAATTCAGTCGCTTGTTTTGAGGACGATCCAGTCATGCAATATGCGATCAAAACTGGAACTAAATTAACGATCGTCACTAAGCCAGCACGTGGGGGCTACTACGGTTTTGCCGTTGCTAAAGGTAAAAATCAAGAACTCTTGCAAAAATTCAATGCTGGGCTAGCTAAGATCAAGCAAAATGGTGAATATGCTAAGATCAAAGCCCGCTATTTGAGCACAAAAACAGTCAGTCAACAAAAAGAAGCTAAAACAGATAGCGCAAATGAAAGAACTTTTTGGGGCTTGCTCAAACAAAATCGCGAAGCCTTGTTGAAAGGTCTGGGTGAAACACTTTACTTAACGATCGTAGCGATCTTTTTTGCAACGATCTTTGGAGTTATCGTTGGTCTTTTAGGGATCTTACCTAATAAGTTTGCTCAAGGACTTTCAACAACGATCATTTATATTTTCCGAGGCTTACCACTCCTTGTCTTGGCACTCTTCATCTATAATGGGATCCCTTCCTTAACTGGGGTCAAGATCCCTGCCTTTATCGCTGGGGTCATTACTTTGATGTTAAATGAAGGAGCTTATACCGCTGCCTTTGTCAAAGGTGGGATCGAAGCTATCGATAAAGGGCAAATGGAAGCAGCCCGTTCATTAGGTCTTCCTTTTGGTAAAGCGATGCAAAAAGTCATCTTACCCCAAGGTTTGAGGCTGATGGTCCCTTCATTTATCAACCAATTTATCATTACATTAAAAGATACTTCGATCTTATCGATCATTGGGATCTTAGAATTGACTCAAACAGGTAAGATCATCATCGCCCGTAACTTAGAAGGTTTCAAAGTTTGGACGATCATTGCTTTGATCTACTTGATCGTGATCACGTTACTTACTTGGCTCTCAAATTACGTTCAAAAGAAAATGAATTAA
- a CDS encoding branched-chain amino acid aminotransferase: MSTVELDWENLGFDYMELPYRYRAYYRDGKWQEAGLTTDANITLNEGSPVFHYGQAAFEGLKAYRCKDGSINLFRPDQNAKRLQNSCQRLLMPEVPTDMFIEGLKQVVKANEAYLPPYGTGGTLYLRPNIIGVGPNIGVHPAKEYIFTIFAMPVGNYFKGGLTPTNFLAADYDRAAHKGTGQSKVGGNYAASLLPGAQAKAAGFADCIYLDPLTHTKIEEVGSANFFGITKDNEFVTPKSPSILPSVTKYSLLYLAKHRLGMETKETDIYLDDLDHLTEAGACGTAAVITPIGGFQIGDKLHVFYSQTEVGPVTKKLYAELTGIQFGDVKAPEGWIVKVD, encoded by the coding sequence ATGTCAACAGTTGAACTAGATTGGGAAAACTTAGGATTTGATTACATGGAATTACCATACCGCTACCGGGCCTATTATCGTGACGGTAAGTGGCAAGAAGCTGGCCTAACTACAGATGCCAACATTACTTTAAATGAAGGTTCACCTGTTTTTCACTATGGTCAAGCTGCTTTTGAAGGACTTAAAGCTTATCGGTGTAAAGACGGCAGCATCAATCTTTTTCGCCCTGATCAAAATGCCAAACGTCTCCAAAACAGTTGTCAACGGCTTTTGATGCCTGAAGTACCAACTGACATGTTTATCGAAGGCTTAAAACAAGTCGTCAAAGCAAATGAAGCCTATCTTCCACCTTATGGTACTGGAGGAACTTTGTATTTGCGTCCAAATATCATCGGAGTCGGACCAAACATCGGGGTGCACCCAGCTAAAGAATATATCTTTACGATCTTTGCGATGCCAGTCGGAAACTACTTCAAGGGTGGTTTGACGCCAACTAACTTCTTAGCTGCTGATTATGATCGGGCAGCCCATAAAGGTACAGGGCAAAGTAAAGTCGGGGGAAATTATGCTGCTAGTCTTTTGCCTGGCGCTCAAGCTAAGGCAGCTGGCTTTGCTGACTGTATTTATTTAGATCCACTGACACATACTAAGATCGAAGAAGTCGGATCAGCTAACTTCTTTGGGATCACCAAAGATAACGAATTTGTCACACCAAAGTCTCCTTCGATCTTGCCAAGTGTAACTAAATATTCTTTACTCTACTTAGCTAAGCACCGGCTTGGGATGGAAACAAAAGAAACTGATATCTATTTAGATGATCTTGATCATTTGACTGAAGCTGGCGCTTGTGGGACAGCTGCTGTGATCACTCCGATCGGTGGCTTCCAGATCGGCGATAAACTTCACGTCTTTTATTCCCAAACTGAAGTCGGACCAGTTACTAAGAAGCTTTACGCTGAGTTGACTGGGATCCAATTTGGAGATGTCAAAGCACCTGAAGGGTGGATCGTCAAAGTCGATTAA
- a CDS encoding C39 family peptidase translates to MLKRECKLRYKMYKAKKHWVMLPLIFLGIALGASVNVRPALADTALQTNTASQVAATTAQTDTETQTKESQEQTTVPTLSATVTKENDAATSEDSHKVTEETESSSQTAPKVTTEKTTTDQAVELDRSGETSIESVSESSKQVVKELPAQSSSTLEKQEIRSENQKDTSNPKADFKTPQNYVEKKEAGHWYLYDPQTNTQYTGFQKLKDDRVVYYAQSGQMQYGWQWIDNATRYFDTFNGKMAIGQQKINGHWYLFDQKGAMQRGFQNIPEQNKTVYYNQDGWMQYGWQWIDNATRYFDTFDGKMAIGQQKINGHWYLFDQKGAMQRGFQNIPEQNKTVYYNQDGWMQYGWQWIDNATRYFDTFDGKMAIGQQKINGHWYLFDQKGAMQRGFQNIPEQNKTVYYNQDGWMLYGQQKLNGHWYNFDTYDGAMKRGFVNIPTQNKIVYYNEKGQMQYGWQWIDNATRYFDTFDGKMAIGQQKLNGHWYLFDQKGAMQRGFQNIPEQNKTVYYNQDGWMLYGVQQIEQAKYYFDPITGALKIDGAGYDRQTGTLSYYAKDGKQTVGNIILDGKTYDFTTGILRVLGQQFITLKGQTYLLNHTQVITGQQKLNGAWYYFDLATGVMARGFQYLADQNKTVYYNDQGQMKYGQQKIAGHWYLFDTFNGAMKTGLQYISDQNKTVYYANNGQMQYGTVRAGKITYYTDLVTGSIIGVLNDAEVIGQNPELPTGCEITAVTMMLRYAGKDVNKIQLAHEMPRSNNGDYGFVGDPFSVTGWWVFPTGVAPVVDHHLGTSKVMTGASWSEIYQQLLKGHLVVAWVAHMNGFINHAVTLTGYHNGLVYYNNPWTAHKEQLTLGQFYTHWNADRQRALSY, encoded by the coding sequence ATGTTAAAGCGTGAATGTAAGCTTCGCTATAAGATGTACAAAGCCAAAAAACACTGGGTCATGTTACCGTTGATTTTTTTAGGGATAGCTCTAGGGGCCAGTGTAAATGTGAGGCCTGCTTTAGCAGATACAGCTCTCCAAACGAATACTGCTAGCCAAGTGGCAGCAACGACAGCACAAACAGACACTGAAACGCAAACTAAAGAAAGTCAGGAGCAAACAACAGTCCCAACTTTATCAGCGACCGTGACAAAAGAAAATGACGCAGCTACTTCAGAAGATTCACATAAAGTGACTGAGGAAACTGAAAGTTCAAGTCAAACTGCTCCAAAAGTTACAACTGAAAAAACGACTACAGATCAGGCCGTCGAACTTGATCGTTCAGGCGAAACTTCTATTGAGAGCGTTTCAGAAAGTTCAAAGCAAGTGGTCAAAGAATTACCAGCCCAGAGTTCAAGCACACTTGAGAAACAAGAGATCCGCTCAGAAAACCAAAAGGATACTTCAAATCCAAAGGCTGATTTCAAAACACCTCAAAACTATGTGGAGAAAAAGGAAGCTGGCCATTGGTACTTGTATGATCCACAAACTAATACGCAGTATACAGGCTTTCAAAAATTAAAAGATGACCGAGTGGTTTACTACGCTCAGTCTGGACAAATGCAATACGGTTGGCAGTGGATCGATAATGCAACGCGTTATTTTGATACTTTTAACGGTAAGATGGCGATCGGACAACAAAAGATCAATGGACATTGGTATCTCTTTGATCAAAAAGGCGCAATGCAACGAGGCTTCCAAAATATTCCCGAGCAAAATAAGACAGTCTATTATAACCAAGATGGCTGGATGCAATATGGTTGGCAGTGGATCGATAATGCAACGCGTTATTTTGATACTTTTGACGGTAAGATGGCGATCGGACAACAAAAGATCAATGGACATTGGTATCTTTTTGATCAAAAAGGTGCAATGCAACGAGGCTTCCAAAATATTCCCGAACAAAATAAGACTGTGTACTATAACCAAGATGGCTGGATGCAATATGGTTGGCAGTGGATCGATAATGCAACGCGTTATTTTGATACTTTTGACGGTAAGATGGCGATCGGACAACAAAAGATCAATGGACATTGGTATCTTTTTGATCAAAAAGGTGCAATGCAACGAGGCTTCCAAAATATTCCCGAACAAAATAAGACTGTGTACTATAATCAAGATGGCTGGATGCTTTATGGTCAGCAAAAATTGAATGGTCATTGGTACAATTTTGATACGTATGACGGAGCGATGAAACGCGGCTTCGTTAATATTCCGACTCAAAATAAGATAGTTTATTACAATGAAAAAGGACAAATGCAATACGGCTGGCAGTGGATCGATAATGCGACCCGCTATTTTGATACTTTTGATGGTAAGATGGCGATCGGACAGCAAAAGCTGAATGGCCATTGGTATCTTTTTGATCAAAAAGGTGCAATGCAACGAGGCTTCCAAAATATTCCCGAGCAAAATAAAACAGTCTATTATAATCAAGATGGTTGGATGTTGTATGGGGTACAACAGATAGAACAAGCCAAATATTATTTCGATCCGATCACAGGCGCTTTAAAAATAGATGGTGCGGGTTATGATAGACAAACTGGAACTTTGAGTTATTACGCTAAGGATGGAAAACAAACAGTAGGTAATATCATTTTAGATGGTAAAACATATGATTTTACCACTGGGATCCTTAGAGTTTTAGGACAACAGTTCATAACCCTCAAAGGACAAACATATTTATTGAATCACACGCAGGTGATCACAGGCCAACAAAAATTAAATGGAGCTTGGTATTATTTTGATCTTGCTACGGGTGTAATGGCGCGAGGCTTCCAATATTTGGCTGATCAAAATAAGACAGTCTACTATAATGACCAAGGTCAAATGAAATATGGGCAACAAAAGATCGCTGGTCATTGGTACTTATTTGATACATTCAACGGAGCGATGAAGACTGGACTTCAATATATTTCTGATCAAAATAAGACAGTCTACTATGCTAATAATGGGCAAATGCAGTATGGAACAGTTCGTGCAGGGAAGATAACATATTATACAGATCTAGTTACAGGTTCGATCATTGGAGTGTTAAATGATGCTGAAGTTATCGGACAAAATCCTGAATTGCCTACTGGCTGTGAGATAACAGCGGTAACAATGATGTTGCGCTATGCGGGAAAAGATGTTAATAAGATCCAACTAGCTCATGAAATGCCACGAAGTAACAATGGAGACTATGGCTTTGTTGGTGATCCATTTAGTGTGACTGGCTGGTGGGTCTTTCCCACAGGCGTAGCTCCAGTAGTCGATCATCACCTAGGCACTAGCAAGGTCATGACAGGAGCTAGCTGGTCTGAGATATACCAACAATTGCTAAAAGGCCATTTAGTTGTGGCATGGGTAGCGCATATGAATGGTTTTATAAATCATGCGGTTACGTTAACTGGGTATCATAATGGGCTCGTTTATTATAACAATCCTTGGACTGCTCATAAAGAACAGCTGACACTTGGACAATTCTATACGCATTGGAATGCTGATAGACAAAGAGCGTTAAGTTATTAA
- a CDS encoding MarR family winged helix-turn-helix transcriptional regulator has translation MVKEVDKYASIFNNKVRQELNYHCEQLGLSESNYFYLKFLAETPGISQNYFIDSLHREQSVVTRQINRLVQDGWIDKKISATDHRRSELYLTEKGQGVLKKLDAITALVDEHALAGLTSTEAETFAHLLKKAALSYSVEKYTDL, from the coding sequence ATGGTCAAAGAAGTCGACAAATATGCCTCGATCTTTAATAATAAAGTGCGCCAGGAGTTGAACTATCACTGTGAGCAACTTGGCTTAAGTGAATCAAATTACTTTTACTTAAAATTTCTTGCAGAAACGCCTGGGATCAGTCAAAACTATTTTATCGACTCACTTCACCGCGAACAAAGCGTCGTGACTCGCCAGATCAATCGCCTCGTACAAGATGGTTGGATCGATAAAAAAATCTCTGCGACTGACCATCGACGCTCTGAACTATATTTGACTGAAAAAGGGCAAGGTGTTTTAAAAAAGTTAGATGCGATCACTGCTCTAGTTGATGAACATGCTTTAGCAGGTCTGACTTCAACAGAAGCTGAGACTTTTGCGCACCTCTTAAAAAAAGCTGCTTTAAGTTACTCAGTCGAAAAATACACAGATCTGTGA
- a CDS encoding NrtR DNA-binding winged helix domain-containing protein — translation MMHIKLLNIMWCYDREAEQVKVILEHDATWQLPKTNLGQAESGTEAILRLTEQVTGQVLDADHVEQLTTLSHPTLVHAGEREVILVYMTYLPFYPTLDTTVHKLFTLRTSNSKYQLYRGEVAFSLTAIADEAKYHEVNKTSPLVYEYALQYACRYIKRSLEQMPLILKILGESFTLREARSVYASFLQIKINQLDNSNFKKTHRKILVEVGQVMKKSPGRPARLYRLKDEVQF, via the coding sequence ATGATGCACATAAAATTGCTAAATATTATGTGGTGCTATGACCGTGAAGCAGAACAGGTCAAAGTGATCTTAGAGCACGATGCCACTTGGCAACTCCCCAAAACAAATTTGGGACAAGCTGAAAGTGGCACAGAAGCGATCTTACGGTTGACAGAACAGGTCACAGGACAAGTGCTAGATGCCGATCATGTCGAACAGCTGACGACTTTATCACATCCAACATTAGTTCATGCTGGGGAACGTGAAGTCATTTTAGTGTATATGACCTATTTGCCTTTTTATCCAACGCTAGATACAACAGTGCATAAACTTTTTACATTACGGACGAGCAATAGTAAATATCAGCTTTATCGCGGTGAAGTAGCTTTTTCACTCACGGCGATCGCAGATGAAGCTAAATATCACGAAGTAAATAAAACAAGCCCGTTAGTTTATGAATATGCCCTACAATACGCATGTCGTTATATCAAACGTTCGCTTGAACAAATGCCTTTGATCTTAAAGATCTTAGGTGAAAGTTTCACATTACGTGAAGCGCGGAGCGTCTATGCAAGTTTTTTGCAGATCAAGATCAATCAGCTTGATAATTCAAATTTCAAAAAGACGCACCGTAAGATCTTAGTCGAAGTCGGACAAGTGATGAAAAAGAGCCCTGGACGTCCAGCGCGCTTATATCGACTAAAAGATGAAGTTCAATTTTGA
- a CDS encoding epoxyqueuosine reductase QueH, producing the protein MIDLQEILAKMNLNQKINYDKVMMKMVATWQKNELRPKILLHSCCAPCSTTTLERLTEFADVTVYFANSNIHPRTEYQRREYVQQKFIHDFNEKTENNVQFLAAPYKPQEYFQAVRGLEKEPEGGDRCRACFDYRLDMVAKKAVELGFDYFGSALTISPHKNSQVINAVGIEVQSFYDVNYLPSDFKKGNGYRRSVEMCKEYDIYRQCYCGCIFAAKQQGIDLSQTRREALEFMKDKDGATEFAGILFKIDGKEV; encoded by the coding sequence ATGATCGATCTACAAGAGATCTTAGCCAAAATGAACTTAAATCAAAAGATCAATTACGATAAAGTGATGATGAAGATGGTCGCTACGTGGCAAAAAAATGAATTACGGCCTAAGATCTTATTGCACTCATGTTGTGCCCCATGTAGCACAACGACTCTCGAGCGTTTGACGGAGTTTGCAGATGTGACTGTTTATTTTGCAAATTCAAATATCCATCCGCGTACTGAATATCAACGGCGGGAATATGTCCAACAAAAATTTATTCATGATTTTAATGAAAAAACTGAAAATAACGTTCAATTTTTAGCGGCTCCGTATAAACCACAAGAATATTTTCAAGCTGTCCGGGGGTTAGAAAAAGAACCCGAAGGTGGTGATCGGTGTCGCGCCTGCTTTGATTATCGGCTAGATATGGTCGCTAAAAAAGCGGTCGAGTTAGGTTTTGATTACTTTGGGAGCGCATTGACGATCAGCCCTCATAAAAATTCGCAAGTCATCAATGCAGTTGGGATCGAAGTTCAAAGTTTTTACGATGTTAATTATTTACCAAGTGATTTCAAAAAAGGTAACGGGTATCGTCGCTCAGTCGAGATGTGTAAAGAATATGATATTTACCGCCAGTGTTATTGTGGATGTATATTTGCAGCTAAGCAACAAGGGATCGACTTGAGCCAAACGAGGCGCGAAGCTTTAGAATTTATGAAAGATAAAGATGGCGCTACTGAATTTGCTGGGATCTTATTTAAGATAGACGGAAAAGAAGTCTAA
- a CDS encoding 5-formyltetrahydrofolate cyclo-ligase, which translates to MLEKKVFRQQQLTKLAAQKEATKEAAQHLLAKLVQTSAWKNARSIGVTLAGEIEVPTEALIQKAYAEGKKVAFPRTLPKRQMIFLEALTAADLERSSFGVLEPKYVPERIISNIDLLIVPGIAFALDTHYRVGFGGGYYDRYLKDFPGNKIALVAPAMAYPTATWTVEAFDIPIDQLITL; encoded by the coding sequence ATGCTTGAAAAGAAAGTATTTCGTCAACAACAACTAACTAAATTAGCAGCGCAAAAGGAAGCGACAAAAGAAGCCGCACAACATTTGCTAGCTAAATTAGTGCAAACATCGGCTTGGAAAAACGCTCGCTCGATCGGAGTGACGTTAGCAGGTGAGATCGAAGTTCCGACCGAAGCACTCATTCAAAAAGCCTATGCAGAAGGGAAAAAAGTTGCTTTTCCAAGAACGTTACCTAAACGGCAAATGATCTTTTTAGAAGCTTTGACAGCGGCAGATCTAGAACGAAGCTCTTTTGGGGTCTTAGAGCCTAAATATGTTCCTGAACGGATCATTTCTAACATAGATCTGCTGATCGTTCCGGGGATCGCTTTTGCACTTGATACACACTATCGGGTCGGATTTGGGGGCGGTTATTACGATCGTTATTTAAAAGATTTCCCAGGAAATAAGATCGCTTTAGTCGCCCCGGCAATGGCTTATCCAACGGCAACTTGGACCGTGGAAGCTTTTGATATTCCGATCGATCAGCTGATCACACTTTGA
- a CDS encoding cupin domain-containing protein, which produces MSNFEREAKNDPFGFGAKNEAYAKYFNKASYLKPLISGDDNVDVNVANVTFEPGCRNNWHIHHDGYQLLLVTAGEGWYQEKGKPARLLKVGDAVKINEGIKHWHGATKASWFAHIAITKGTSEWCEEVSDAWYDALTAQE; this is translated from the coding sequence ATGAGTAATTTTGAACGGGAAGCCAAAAATGATCCATTTGGATTTGGCGCAAAAAATGAAGCTTACGCTAAATATTTTAATAAAGCTAGCTATTTGAAGCCTTTGATCTCAGGCGATGATAACGTTGATGTCAATGTTGCTAACGTTACTTTTGAACCTGGATGTCGCAATAATTGGCACATTCATCACGATGGCTACCAACTTTTGCTAGTAACAGCTGGCGAAGGTTGGTATCAAGAAAAAGGCAAGCCAGCACGTCTTTTGAAAGTCGGGGATGCAGTCAAGATCAACGAAGGGATCAAACATTGGCATGGAGCGACAAAAGCTAGCTGGTTTGCGCATATCGCGATCACTAAAGGCACGAGCGAATGGTGTGAAGAAGTCAGTGATGCTTGGTATGATGCATTGACTGCTCAAGAATAG
- a CDS encoding flavodoxin family protein, which yields MKIIGIAGCYKRDGITGKMLNEVLKGTQQETETIFLLDYDLAPNSKDQQKLLEKLKAADVWILAAPTYFGGLSGIMKSFLDALRAQILRFDKKGDPHPLPTFKDKHYLLLTNCYSKTFENLVTGVTDSALRTMDKVLTTAGLLKLGEAVQTNTYFITELSPKKKTELLKLGQKARNAEKKDDQRMKRYVELFFIVTVMAFITMLIQAGLLHLLGQTLGFWNNFISFVVIFYTLLAVTLHFFTVVKHKRK from the coding sequence ATGAAGATCATCGGGATCGCGGGGTGCTATAAGCGAGATGGGATCACTGGCAAAATGTTGAATGAAGTACTCAAAGGTACACAACAAGAAACAGAAACGATCTTTTTGCTCGACTATGATCTGGCACCAAACAGTAAAGATCAACAAAAATTATTGGAAAAATTAAAAGCAGCAGACGTTTGGATCTTAGCGGCGCCAACGTATTTTGGGGGACTTTCAGGAATAATGAAAAGCTTTTTAGATGCTTTACGGGCTCAGATCTTACGCTTTGACAAAAAAGGTGATCCACATCCACTGCCAACATTTAAAGACAAACATTACCTGCTTCTAACAAATTGTTACAGTAAGACGTTTGAGAATCTAGTGACTGGGGTGACTGATAGCGCTTTGCGCACGATGGATAAAGTCTTAACGACAGCCGGATTACTCAAATTAGGCGAAGCAGTTCAAACAAATACGTATTTTATAACGGAACTTTCACCTAAGAAAAAAACAGAGCTCTTGAAATTAGGGCAAAAAGCACGAAATGCAGAAAAAAAGGATGATCAGCGCATGAAACGTTATGTTGAATTATTTTTTATCGTTACTGTGATGGCTTTTATTACGATGCTTATTCAAGCTGGTTTACTACACTTATTAGGGCAGACGCTAGGTTTTTGGAATAATTTTATCTCATTTGTAGTGATCTTTTATACTTTACTAGCAGTCACTTTACATTTCTTTACTGTCGTCAAACATAAGCGCAAATGA